A DNA window from Solanum lycopersicum chromosome 3, SLM_r2.1 contains the following coding sequences:
- the LOC101258738 gene encoding CASP-like protein 3A1, whose protein sequence is MINGKNPPDVGIQLPESKMGIDTVTDSSSGPPVRNVNGKAQVMQVILRTLCLVTSVTALSLMVTAKQASTITVLGFNIPLHSKWSFSRSFEYLVGISAAVALHLILQLLISGSRLVRGSPTISSRNHGWLIFAGDQVFALALMSAGSSASSVSSLNHTGIRHTALPNFCKPLHHFCDRVSASIVFTFFSCFLLAILVVLDVLWLSSKH, encoded by the exons ATGATTAACGGCAAGAATCCACCGGACGTCGGAATTCAGCTGCCGGAGTCGAAGATGGGGATTGATACTGTCACGGATAGCTCGAGCGGTCCACCGGTCAGAAATGTTAATGGGAAAGCTCAAGTGATGCAAGTAATCCTACGGACATTGTGTCTTGTGACTTCAGTCACAGCTCTATCACTTATGGTAACTGCCAAACAAGCTTCTACCATCACTGTCTTGGGTTTTAATATACCCTTGCACTCCAAGTGGTCCTTCTCTCGTTCCTTCGA GTACCTGGTTGGCATCTCGGCTGCTGTTGCACTTCATTTAATACTTCAGCTACTAATCAGCGGATCAAGACTTGTGCGAGGATCACCAACTATTTCTTCGCGAAATCACGGATGGCTTATTTTTGCTGGAGATCAG GTATTTGCATTGGCGCTGATGAGTGCTGGATCATCTGCATCAAGTGTTTCCAGTTTGAATCACACAGGGATTCGACATACAGCTCTGCCAAATTTCTGCAAACCCCTGCATCATTTTTGTGACCGTGTATCTGCTTCAATAGTCTTCACTTTTTTCAGCTGCTTTCTGCTTGCCATTTTAGTTGTTCTTGATGTACTTTGGCTGTCGTCTAAGCACTAG
- the LOC101259733 gene encoding early nodulin-like protein 7: MGSAFFYTTLCFIALTIVAASAEEFKVGDAVGWHQPSQNETDLYNHWAANKKFHIGDSLRFEYRNDSVIKVGKWEFYHCNRTHLASAGKDGTRTMNLNRAGTFYFVSGDPEHCKNGQRLAVEVLPLHPISESPPQPFSQAPAPSPLSISASVSSAVPLAFISALLISVIVVAIAGLA; encoded by the exons ATGGGTTCAGCTTTCTTCTACACTACTCTTTGTTTCATTGCGCTTACAATTGTTGCTGCCTCCGCTGAGGAATTCAAAGTTGGTGATGCTGTGGGTTGGCATCAGCCAAGCCAGAATGAAACGGATCTCTATAATCATTGGGCTGCCAATAAGAAATTTCATATCGGCGATTCACTTC GTTTTGAGTACAGGAATGACTCGGTTATTAAAGTGGGGAAATGGGAATTTTATCATTGCAACAGAACTCATTTAGCCTCGGCCGGTAAAGACGGCACCAGAACAATGAATCTAAACAGGGCCGGCACGTTCTACTTCGTGAGCGGCGATCCAGAACATTGCAAAAATGGCCAGCGTTTAGCCGTTGAAGTTCTCCCACTACATCCAATCTCGGAATCTCCACCGCAGCCATTTTCTCAGGCACCGGCGCCATCGCCGCTCTCAATCTCGGCGTCGGTTTCTTCAGCAGTTCCATTAGCGTTCATTTCGGCGTTGTTGATTTCAGTTATTGTTGTAGCGATTGCTGGGTTAGCATGA
- the LOC101258447 gene encoding nuclear pore complex protein NUP35, which translates to MSTAVRTPKTGRQSLFFQDLATPISSRKSGSKFNTPGQAAAVSALWRENFASSDLPPPPVFTLEDRSDVSPESGIPEYITSPEIKSDPRTPVLNSGREFSTPKSKSEASTSYALMGKQQQQSKQSPLPSLTWWSPAKGSGSAEQDDKDKGSPVEGVVHPGALITLPPPREVARPEIRKNSIPVGNLNEEEWVTVYGFSPIDTNSVLREFEKCGVILKHILGPRDANWMHILYQNRADAQKALNKNGMQINGVLMIGVKPVDPTQRQALDDRLNKQGFIPLPHAPTSKSNDPTPFRTSSQPCYLQNGSNSAKQSSGSVATPARSVVSKIVDLMFGV; encoded by the exons ATGAGTACAGCAGTGCGAACCCCGAAAACTGGAAGACAATCACTGTTCTTCCAGGATTTAGCTACACCTATTTCTTCCCGGAAATCTGGGTCGAAATTCAATACACCAGGTCAGGCAGCAGCTGTTTCTGCTTTATGGCGTGAGAATTTTGCCAGTTCAGATCTGCCACCACCGCCTGTATTTACCCTTGAAGATCGATCGGATGTCTCTCCGGAATCGGGGATTCCTGAATATATTACTTCGCCAGAAATCAAGTCGGACCCTAGAACGCCGGTGCTTAATTCAGGACGGGAATTTTCAACACCTAAGAGTAAGTCTGAGGCAAGTACTTCATATGCACTGATGGGTAAGCAGCAGCAACAGAGTAAACAAAGCCCCTTGCCAAGTTTGACATGGTGGTCACCTGCAAAGGGTAGTGGTAGTGCTGAGCAGGATGACAAGGACAAAGGTTCGCCAGTAGAAGGCGTCGTACATCCTGGTGCTTTGATAACCTTACCTCCACCAAGGGAAGTTGCAAGGCCAGAGATCAGGAAGAACTCAATCCCTGTGGGAAACCTTAATGAGGAAGAATGGGTCACAGTTTATGG GTTTTCCCCAATTGACACCAATTCAGTTTTACGGGAATTTGAGAAATGTGGTGTCATTTTGAAACACATTCTGGGCCCCCGAGATGCTAATTGGATGCACATTCTCTATCAG AATCGTGCTGATGCTCAAAAAGCTCTTAACAAGAACGGTATGCAGATAAATGGAGTTCTTATGATTGGGGTTAAACCAGTGGATCCAACACAACGTCAGGCACTGGATGATAGGCTCAACAAGCAGGGATTTATACCTTTACCGCATGCTCCAACCAGTAAAAGCAATGACCCGACTCCATTTAGAACCTCCTCTCAACCTTGTTATCTCCAAAATGGCAGCAATAGTGCAAAGCAATCATCTGGATCCGTTGCCACCCCAGCGAGATCCGTTGTGTCTAAAATTGTCGACTTAATGTTTGGTGTCTAA
- the LOC101259427 gene encoding uncharacterized protein: protein MANFCCSIEMEPKTLSQGQLNLAREVAVDIVQNTQLDEASNLFQEGVKGVVQIKEGLVVIEEAESVVEEDCLGKTNVVIEASCQCAYPSAITDDSPDQSKFKEPLSAPF, encoded by the exons ATGGCTAATTTTTGCTGTTCCATTGAGATGGAGCCTAAGACATTGAGCCAAGGTCAACTCAACCTTGCCCGT GAAGTTGCTGTTGATATAGTACAAAATACACAATTGGACGAAGCATCAAATCTATTTCAAGAG GGAGTAAAGGGAGTTGTTCAAATAAAGGAAGGTTTAGTGGTAATTGAGGAAGCAGAATCTGTTGTAGAAGAAGATTGCCTTGGGAAAACAAATGTGGTGATCGAGGCTTCCTGTCAATGTGCGTACCCGTCGGCGATAACTGACGACTCGCCTGACCAATCTAAGTTCAAGGAACCACTCTCTGCTCCCTTTTGA